Genomic segment of Saprospira sp. CCB-QB6:
AATTTAATTCTACTGCCTATGTATATTCCCAAAAGCTTCAAGAGCAATTCTCCTGCTCAACTTCAATGGATGAAAGAGCAATATCCCTTTGGCCTTTTGCAATCTCAGCAAGAGGGCCAACTTTGGGCTACTGCCTTGCCCTTTGTTTGGTCTAGTCCTCTCCTACTCAAAAGCCATCTGGCCCTAGCCAATCCACAGGCCCAAAGCTTCCTAAAGCAGGACAAACAAGAGGTTTTGATCCACTTTCAAGGCCCCTATGCCTATATCTCCCCCAAACATTATCTACATGCCCGAAATGTCCCCACTTGGAACTATTTGGCCCTACAAGTTCGAGGACAATTATCCGTGTTGGACCAATTGGCCCAAAAACAGCTGCTAGAAGAGAGTATTTTGGCTTTTGAGCCCAGCTATTGGACGCAATGGGAAAAGCT
This window contains:
- a CDS encoding FMN-binding negative transcriptional regulator, which gives rise to MYIPKSFKSNSPAQLQWMKEQYPFGLLQSQQEGQLWATALPFVWSSPLLLKSHLALANPQAQSFLKQDKQEVLIHFQGPYAYISPKHYLHARNVPTWNYLALQVRGQLSVLDQLAQKQLLEESILAFEPSYWTQWEKLPNQYLEALAGELLAFQIEVTDIDLCLKISQNKSQAEQLTILKALQSSAHLMDQQLAQAILQLQPLQD